In Dermacentor silvarum isolate Dsil-2018 chromosome 2, BIME_Dsil_1.4, whole genome shotgun sequence, the following proteins share a genomic window:
- the LOC119440074 gene encoding uncharacterized protein LOC119440074: MSHLWLVTCANSLSKQKLVDKGELLVKGLKCLVIDPESRNIKMKLLWLPPHLEQKRIVEALEPYGMVQSITREMWRCEGMESWQMTNRDVEFTLKEGLSTSSLPHLLTIFGHQCLLLIPGRPPLCLRCNRVGHIRRQCKTPRCAKCHRYGHNAKACGGTYADKLRGSKPVDDDTIVNHLMDVSEVVDASGEAPAEDHRAEEVQISTAADTATAKVTEEQTVTNREKDPCATWAESPPFRDQLHPAEDTEMTETSKKRPAPADDLECSGKEPKVAAAKAKKPLHGVPVSADAAAVQEVAAAATPQRDGTGRTKVAALRVGAAPQ, translated from the coding sequence atgagccatcTGTGGCTCGTCACCTGTGCCAACAGCCTTTCCAAGCAGAAGCTCGTCGATAAAGGTGAGCTACTAGTCAAAGGACTCAAGTGCCTTGTCATCGACCCAGAAAGCCGGAACATCAAAATGAAGCTTCTGTGGCTTCCTCCTCACCTAGAACAGAAACGTATCGTTGAAGCGTTGGAACCATATGGCATGGTGCAATCCATAACCAGAGAAATGTGGCGTTGCGAAGGCATGGAGAGTTGGCAGATGACGAATCGTGATGTAGAATTCACGCTCAAAGAAGGCCTCTCTACCAGTTCCCTCCCTCATCTTCTGACGATCTTCGGACATCAATGCTTACTTTTGATTCCCGGACGACCTCCCTTGTGCCTTCGATGCAACAGAGTAGGGCACATAAGAAGACAGTGCAAAACACCACGCTGCGCGAAGTGCCACCGTTATGGTCATAACGCAAAGGCATGCGGTGGCacgtatgctgacaagcttcgtggcagTAAACCGGTGGACGATGACACCATCGTTAACCACCTCATGGATGTAAGTGAGGTCGTAGATGCCTCTGGCGAAGCGCCTGCTGAAGACCACCGGGCTGAAGAAGTGCAAATATCGACAGCTGCGGACACAGCTACAGCGAAGGTTACTGAAGAACAAACAGTGACTAACCGTGAAAAGGACCCTTGTGCAACGTGGGCCGAATCACCACCTTTTCGGGACCAGCTTCATCCTGCCGAGGATACTGAAATGACTGAGACATCAAAGAAGCGTCCAGCGCCGGCAGATGATTTGGAGTGCTCTGGGAAAGAGCCAAAGGTCGCCGCGGCTAAGGCGAAGAAACCCCTTCATGGAGTCCCTGTGAGTGCAGATGCCGCTGCAGTTCAAGAAGTTGCTGCAGCTGCGACACCTCAAAGGGATGGGACAGGCAGAACAAAGGTAGCAGCGCTACGTGTAGGCGCTGCGCCTCAGTAG